In Candidatus Neomarinimicrobiota bacterium, a single genomic region encodes these proteins:
- a CDS encoding glutamine amidotransferase: ETCPVFTGYNRLKAKPNAEVIAKVQEFGDPFVVVGTYGKGKSMAFASDVAPHWGAGFMKWPGYDRFWVQAIRWLGTK, encoded by the coding sequence GGAGACCTGCCCGGTGTTTACGGGTTACAATCGTCTCAAGGCCAAGCCGAATGCGGAGGTGATCGCCAAGGTACAGGAGTTCGGCGATCCCTTTGTAGTCGTAGGTACGTACGGTAAAGGCAAGTCGATGGCGTTCGCCAGCGACGTGGCTCCCCACTGGGGGGCAGGCTTCATGAAGTGGCCGGGTTACGACCGGTTCTGGGTGCAGGCGATCCGGTGGCTGGGGACAAAGTGA
- a CDS encoding tetratricopeptide repeat protein: MDRAQIYYRQSIEIDPQYHWPHGNLGGLLIENDLDIAEGLALVDKALELDPANPDHLEHKGWCLYKQGQYVEALAALERSWEQRPYYWHESHTRLEAARKAVAEQRL, encoded by the coding sequence TTGGATCGGGCGCAGATCTATTATCGCCAGTCAATAGAAATTGATCCCCAATACCACTGGCCTCATGGCAACCTGGGAGGGCTGCTCATTGAAAACGATCTTGATATTGCGGAGGGACTGGCGCTGGTAGACAAAGCCCTGGAACTTGACCCGGCTAATCCCGACCACCTGGAACACAAGGGCTGGTGCCTGTACAAGCAGGGGCAATACGTTGAAGCCTTAGCAGCGCTGGAGCGGTCATGGGAGCAGCGGCCCTATTACTGGCATGAATCCCATACCCGCCTGGAGGCGGCCCGGAAGGCGGTGGCTGAGCAGCGGCTCTAA
- a CDS encoding HD-GYP domain-containing protein, with amino-acid sequence MIKTVKTKDLKVGMYVMLGQSWLRHSFLKPNFKITSDRQIKKIISDGIKEVRVDTEKSTVVEERNLLTDLLGPYQKQKGKIEIEIPDDGEFNPMEAISAELHQTIQNTRIPPQTKAKAVYDHSLKMMTNILEKPSPDNILCGKKMVYKIVDHILADDDTAACMAQITSHDYYTYTHSVNVGMLSVLVSKSVYKGSYDHNMQELGAGFFLHDLGKCDVPQELINKAGRLSDEEWELMRNHPRRGNKILSETNQLTKECGVIVMQHHEREDGTGYPFGLKKDEIHNYARICSIADVFDALTSTRAYKKKVPTFEALRIMKEEMIHHFYRDIFKEFVLLFKA; translated from the coding sequence ATGATCAAGACAGTAAAGACCAAAGATCTGAAGGTTGGCATGTATGTCATGTTGGGTCAATCCTGGCTGCGACACTCATTCCTTAAGCCAAATTTCAAGATTACCTCCGACCGGCAGATTAAGAAAATCATCTCCGACGGGATAAAAGAGGTCCGGGTCGACACTGAGAAGAGCACGGTGGTGGAAGAGCGCAACCTTCTGACCGACCTATTGGGCCCCTATCAGAAACAGAAGGGTAAAATCGAGATTGAAATTCCAGATGACGGTGAATTCAATCCCATGGAAGCGATCTCGGCGGAACTGCACCAGACGATCCAGAACACCCGCATTCCTCCCCAGACCAAGGCCAAAGCCGTCTATGATCATTCCCTCAAGATGATGACCAACATCCTGGAAAAACCCAGCCCCGACAATATCTTATGCGGCAAGAAAATGGTCTACAAAATCGTCGATCACATCCTGGCCGACGATGACACGGCCGCCTGCATGGCCCAAATTACCTCCCACGACTATTACACCTACACCCACTCGGTTAACGTCGGAATGCTGTCGGTGCTGGTGTCCAAGTCGGTGTACAAGGGTAGCTATGACCATAACATGCAGGAGCTGGGCGCCGGCTTCTTCCTCCACGACCTCGGCAAGTGCGACGTACCGCAGGAATTGATTAATAAGGCCGGCAGATTAAGCGACGAAGAGTGGGAATTGATGCGTAACCATCCCAGAAGGGGCAATAAGATTCTAAGTGAGACCAACCAGCTCACCAAAGAATGTGGTGTCATCGTCATGCAGCATCATGAGCGGGAAGACGGTACTGGTTATCCCTTCGGTCTTAAAAAGGATGAGATTCACAACTACGCCCGCATCTGCAGCATCGCCGACGTATTCGACGCCTTGACCTCAACGCGAGCCTATAAGAAAAAGGTTCCGACCTTTGAAGCATTAAGGATCATGAAAGAAGAAATGATCCACCATTTCTATAGAGACATCTTCAAAGAATTCGTCCTGCTTTTCAAAGCCTGA